A genome region from Hevea brasiliensis isolate MT/VB/25A 57/8 chromosome 9, ASM3005281v1, whole genome shotgun sequence includes the following:
- the LOC110634986 gene encoding probable pre-mRNA-splicing factor ATP-dependent RNA helicase DEAH2 isoform X3: MGTERKRKVSLFDVVDETSISGKISKMNGAGGTPMNNNGNNNNLINRWTGKPYSQRYYEILEKRRNLPVWHQMEDFLTALKKNQVLVLVGETGSGKTTQIPQFVLEAVDIETPDKRRKMMIGCTQPRRVAAMSVSRRVAEEMDVNIGEEVGYSIRFEDCSSARTVLKYLTDGMLLREAMTDPLLERYNVIILDEAHERTLATDVLFGLLKEVLRNRHDLKLVVMSATLEAEKFQGYFNDAPLMRVPGRLHPVEIFYTQEPERDYLEAAIRTVVQIHMYEPTGDILVFLTGEEEIEDACRKITKEIGNLGDQVGPVKAVPLYSTLPPAMQQKIFESAPPPLTEGGPAGRKIVVSTNIAETSLTIDGIVYVIDPGFAKQKVYNPRVRVESLLVSPISKASAHQRSGRAGRTQPGKCFRLYTEKSFNQDLQPQTYPEILRSNLANAVLTLKKLGIDDLVHFDFMDPPAPETLMRALEMLNYLGALDDDGNLTKLGEIMSEFPLDPQMAKMLVVSPEFNCSNEILSISAMLSVLSHEANGVISPVCIC, from the exons ATGGGTACGGAGAGGAAGAGAAAAGTGAGCTTGTTTGACGTGGTGGACGAGACTTCGATCTCCGGGAAGATATCGAAAATGAACGGCGCTGGTGGAACGCCGATGAACAACAACGGAAACAACAACAATTTGATAAATCGGTGGACTGGGAAGCCTTATTCACAGCGATACTATGAAATATTGGAGAAGAGGAGGAATCTGCCCGTTTGGCACCAAATGGAGGATTTCTTGACGGCTTTGAAGAAAAATCAGGTCCTTGTTCTTGTCGGTGAGACTGGTAGTGGAAAAACTACTCAG ATTCCTCAGTTTGTTTTGGAAGCTGTTGACATAGAAACACCTGATAAACGTAGGAAGATGATGATTGGATGCACTCAGCCTCGTAGAGTGGCTGCAATGTCTGTTTCTCGACGCGTGGCGGAGGAGATGGATGTGAATATTGGTGAAGAGGTCGGTTATAGCATCCGTTTTGAGGACTGTAGCAGTGCAAGAACAGTTTTGAA GTATTTAACTGATGGTATGCTTTTAAGAGAGGCAATGACTGATCCTCTTTTGGAACGATACAATGTCATAATTCTTGATGAAGCTCATGAAAGAACTTTGGCAACAGATGTGTTATTTGGACTTCTTAAAGAAGTTCTAAGAAATAGACATGATTTGAAGCTAGTTGTGATGAGTGCAACACTAGAGGCGGAGAAGTTTCAGGGTTATTTTAATGATGCACCTCTGATGAGAGTTCCTGGTAGACTTCATCCAGTGGAGATTTTCTATACCCAGGAACCTGAAAGGGATTACCTTGAGGCAGCAATTCGTACAGTTGTTCAGATACATATGTATGAACCTACTGGGGACATACTTGTTTTCCTCACAGGTGAGGAGGAGATAGAAGATGCATGCCGGAAAATAACAAAAGAGATCGGAAATTTGGGGGACCAGGTGGGGCCAGTGAAAGCAGTGCCTTTGTATTCAACTCTTCCACCTGCCATGCAGCAGAAAATTTTTGAATCTGCACCACCCCCATTGACAGAAGGTGGCCCTGCTGGAAGGAAGATTGTGGTTTCAACAAACATAGCAGAAACTTCTTTGACCATAGACGGCATTGTTTATGTTATTGACCCAGGCTTTGCTAAGCAAAAGGTTTATAACCCACGAGTGCGTGTTGAATCCTTGTTGGTTTCCCCAATATCAAAGGCAAGTGCTCATCAGAGGTCTGGCCGTGCTGGAAGAACTCAGCCTGGCAAATGTTTCAGACTTTACACAGAGAAAAGTTTTAATCAAGATCTTCAGCCTCAGACGTATCCTGAAATATTGCGATCAAACCTTGCAAATGCAGTTCTAACACTGAAGAAACTTGGAATTGATGATCTGGTTCATTTTGATTTTATGGACCCGCCTGCTCCTGAGACATTGATGCGGGCATTAGAGATGCTAAATTACCTGGGAGCATTGGATGATGATGGAAACTTGACAAAGCTTGGGGAAATCATGAGCGAGTTTCCTTTGGATCCTCAGATGGCAAAGATGCTGGTGGTTAGTCCCGAATTCAACTGCTCAAATGAGATTTTGTCAATTTCTGCAATGCTTTCAG
- the LOC110634986 gene encoding probable pre-mRNA-splicing factor ATP-dependent RNA helicase DEAH2 isoform X2 produces the protein MGTERKRKVSLFDVVDETSISGKISKMNGAGGTPMNNNGNNNNLINRWTGKPYSQRYYEILEKRRNLPVWHQMEDFLTALKKNQVLVLVGETGSGKTTQIPQFVLEAVDIETPDKRRKMMIGCTQPRRVAAMSVSRRVAEEMDVNIGEEVGYSIRFEDCSSARTVLKYLTDGMLLREAMTDPLLERYNVIILDEAHERTLATDVLFGLLKEVLRNRHDLKLVVMSATLEAEKFQGYFNDAPLMRVPGRLHPVEIFYTQEPERDYLEAAIRTVVQIHMYEPTGDILVFLTGEEEIEDACRKITKEIGNLGDQVGPVKAVPLYSTLPPAMQQKIFESAPPPLTEGGPAGRKIVVSTNIAETSLTIDGIVYVIDPGFAKQKVYNPRVRVESLLVSPISKASAHQRSGRAGRTQPGKCFRLYTEKSFNQDLQPQTYPEILRSNLANAVLTLKKLGIDDLVHFDFMDPPAPETLMRALEMLNYLGALDDDGNLTKLGEIMSEFPLDPQMAKMLVVSPEFNCSNEILSISAMLSDSCSFSVLSHEANGVISPVCIC, from the exons ATGGGTACGGAGAGGAAGAGAAAAGTGAGCTTGTTTGACGTGGTGGACGAGACTTCGATCTCCGGGAAGATATCGAAAATGAACGGCGCTGGTGGAACGCCGATGAACAACAACGGAAACAACAACAATTTGATAAATCGGTGGACTGGGAAGCCTTATTCACAGCGATACTATGAAATATTGGAGAAGAGGAGGAATCTGCCCGTTTGGCACCAAATGGAGGATTTCTTGACGGCTTTGAAGAAAAATCAGGTCCTTGTTCTTGTCGGTGAGACTGGTAGTGGAAAAACTACTCAG ATTCCTCAGTTTGTTTTGGAAGCTGTTGACATAGAAACACCTGATAAACGTAGGAAGATGATGATTGGATGCACTCAGCCTCGTAGAGTGGCTGCAATGTCTGTTTCTCGACGCGTGGCGGAGGAGATGGATGTGAATATTGGTGAAGAGGTCGGTTATAGCATCCGTTTTGAGGACTGTAGCAGTGCAAGAACAGTTTTGAA GTATTTAACTGATGGTATGCTTTTAAGAGAGGCAATGACTGATCCTCTTTTGGAACGATACAATGTCATAATTCTTGATGAAGCTCATGAAAGAACTTTGGCAACAGATGTGTTATTTGGACTTCTTAAAGAAGTTCTAAGAAATAGACATGATTTGAAGCTAGTTGTGATGAGTGCAACACTAGAGGCGGAGAAGTTTCAGGGTTATTTTAATGATGCACCTCTGATGAGAGTTCCTGGTAGACTTCATCCAGTGGAGATTTTCTATACCCAGGAACCTGAAAGGGATTACCTTGAGGCAGCAATTCGTACAGTTGTTCAGATACATATGTATGAACCTACTGGGGACATACTTGTTTTCCTCACAGGTGAGGAGGAGATAGAAGATGCATGCCGGAAAATAACAAAAGAGATCGGAAATTTGGGGGACCAGGTGGGGCCAGTGAAAGCAGTGCCTTTGTATTCAACTCTTCCACCTGCCATGCAGCAGAAAATTTTTGAATCTGCACCACCCCCATTGACAGAAGGTGGCCCTGCTGGAAGGAAGATTGTGGTTTCAACAAACATAGCAGAAACTTCTTTGACCATAGACGGCATTGTTTATGTTATTGACCCAGGCTTTGCTAAGCAAAAGGTTTATAACCCACGAGTGCGTGTTGAATCCTTGTTGGTTTCCCCAATATCAAAGGCAAGTGCTCATCAGAGGTCTGGCCGTGCTGGAAGAACTCAGCCTGGCAAATGTTTCAGACTTTACACAGAGAAAAGTTTTAATCAAGATCTTCAGCCTCAGACGTATCCTGAAATATTGCGATCAAACCTTGCAAATGCAGTTCTAACACTGAAGAAACTTGGAATTGATGATCTGGTTCATTTTGATTTTATGGACCCGCCTGCTCCTGAGACATTGATGCGGGCATTAGAGATGCTAAATTACCTGGGAGCATTGGATGATGATGGAAACTTGACAAAGCTTGGGGAAATCATGAGCGAGTTTCCTTTGGATCCTCAGATGGCAAAGATGCTGGTGGTTAGTCCCGAATTCAACTGCTCAAATGAGATTTTGTCAATTTCTGCAATGCTTTCAG
- the LOC110632689 gene encoding uncharacterized protein LOC110632689 encodes MIEKVKQVIFDHEGKQADGFSPFYYVVHRILVDRWAKSNTPLHCLAHSLNPRFYSEKWLQEGEGRVPPHMDEEVSTERIKCFRRIFSNQDERIKANDEFANFSLKSGPFADPDSIGSMYVTDPRKWWACFGSNAPLLQRLAFKVLRQPTSSSCCERN; translated from the exons ATGATTGAAAAGGTGAAGCAAGTTATTTTTGATCATGAAGGAAAGCAAGCAGATGGGTTTTCTCCTTTTTATTATGTGGTTCATCGAATTCTTGTTGATCGTTGGGCAAAGAGCAACACTCCCCTtcattgtttagcccattcattaaatccaag atTTTATAGTGAAAAATGGCTTCAAGAGGGAGAAGGTAGAGTGCCTCCTCATATGGATGAAGAAGTATCAACTGAGAGAATTAAATGCTTTAGGAGGATTTTTTCTAATCAAGATGAGCGAATTAAAGCAAATgatgaatttgcaaatttttctttaaaaagtGGACCTTTTGCTGATCCTGATTCTATTGGAAGTATGTATGTTACAGATCCTAGGAAATGGTGGGCATGTTTTGGTTCTaatgcacctttacttcaaaggTTGGCTTTTAAAGTGCTTAGACAACCTACTTCCTCCTCTTGttgtgaaagaaattga